ATCCCCGAGGAGGCCGTGGCAACCGGCGACTTCACCGCCCGCGAGGCCGGTGTGGTGGCGGGCCTGCGCGTCGCCGAGGCGGTGCTCTCGGTGGTCTGCACGGACGAGTTCGAGGTCGAGCGGCACGTCGAGGACGGCGACCGCGTCGAGGCCGGGCAGAAGCTGCTGTCGGTCACCACGCGCACGCGCGACCTGCTGACCGCCGAGCGCAGCGCGCTGAACCTGCTGTGCCGCCTGTCCGGCATCGCGACCGCCACGCGCGCGTGGGCGGACGCCCTGGACGGCACCCGGGCCAAGGTGCGCGACACCCGCAAGACGACGCCGGGCCTCAGGTCCCTGGAGAAGTTCGCCGTCCGGGCCGGCGGCGGCGTCAACCACCGCATGTCCCTCTCGGACGCGGCCCTGGTCAAGGACAACCACGTGGTCGCCGCCGGCGGCGTCGCGGCGGCCTTCGAGGCCGTCCGGGGAGCCTTCCCGGACGTGCCCGTCGAGGTCGAGGTCGACACCCTGCACCAGCTGCGCGAGGTGGTGGACGCGGGCGCCGATCTGATCCTGCTGGACAACTTCACGCCCGGCGAGTGCGAGGAGGCCGTGGCCATCGTCGACGGCCGCGCGCTGCTGGAGGCCTCCGGCCGGCTCACCCTGGACAACGCACGCGCCTACGCGGAGACCGGCGTCGACTTCCTGGCGGTCGGCGCCCTCACCCACTCCTCGCCGATCCTGGACATCGGCCTGGACCTGCGCGCGCCGGAAGCGGAGCAGGCATGCTCCTGACCATCGACGTGGGCAACACGCACACGGTCCTCGGCCTGTTCGACGGCGAGGACATCGTCGAGCACTGGCGCATCTCCACGGACGCCCGCCGCACCGCCGACGAACTGGCCGTCCTGCTCCAGGGCCTGATGGGCATGCACCCCCTGCTCGGCGACGAGCTGGGCGACGGCATCGACGGCATCGCGATCTGCGCGACCGTCCCCTCGGTGCTGCACGAGCTGCGGGAGGTGACGCGCCGCTACTACGGCGACGTCCCGGCCGTCCTGGTCGAACCGGGCGTCAAGACCGGTGTGCCGATCCTGACCGACAACCCCAAGGAGGTCGGCGCGGACCGCATCATCAACGCGGTCGCGGCGGTCGACCTGTACGGCGGCCCGGCCATCGTCGTCGACTTCGGCACGGCGACGACGTTCGACGCGGTCTCCGCGCGCGGGGAGTACATCGGCGGCGTCATCGCCCCCGGCATCGAGATCTCCGTGGACGCCCTCGGCGTCAAGGGCGCCCAGCTGCGCAAGATCGAGGTGGCCCGGCCGCGCAGCGTGATCGGCAAGAACACGGTCGAGGCGATGCAGGCGGGCATCGTCTACGGGTTCGCCGGGCAGGTGGACGGCGTCGTGGGCCGCATGGCCCGCGAACTGGCCGACGACCCGGACGAGGTCACCGTGATCGCGACCGGCGGGCTGGCCCCCATGGTGCTCGGCGAGTCCTCCGTGATCGACGAGCACGAGCCCTGGCTCACCCTGATCGGCCTGCGGCTCGTCTACGAGCGGAACGTGTCCCGGCTCTGAGGCACGCGCCCGCGTGACGCCGCGCCGTACGCGCGCCACCACACGCGTACGGCGAGCCGGGCCCTCACCGGCCGGACCGCGTCCCGGCGGCCGTTCCCGGTGGCCGGGCCGGGCCGGACCGCGCCGCCCGGCCGCCCCGGACCGCGTGCCGACCGGACCGGGCGGCCGAGCCGGCCGGATGCGCGGGTCGGCCGAGCCGGCAGGTACGCGGCCGGACGCGCCCGCGCGTACGCCCCGCCGCGCCGCGCCGCCCGAGCACGGCGGATCCCCGGCCGTACCGACGCCTGTGGCCGGGCCCGCTGACTGGGGCCGCTCGACCACCGGCGCCGGCCGAACGCGCGGTCGGATGCGCCCGCGCGTGCGCCCGTTCGGTCGCGCCGCCCGCGCATGGCGGATTCTCCGGCCGGACTGCCCCTGCGGCCGGACCCGCCCCCCTGGGCCAGACGGGCCAGACCGCCTGGACGGACCGCCGGGTCGGCCGAATGCCCGGCCGGGCGCGCCGTTCATGCATCGACAGGACCGGGCAGCCGAGCCGGTCGGATGCGCCCGCGCGTGCGCCGTCGGGTCGAGCCGCCCGCGCATGGTGGATTCACCTGGGATGGATTGCCCCCAGGCCGTGTCCGCCGCTGCGGTCGGACCTCCCGCCGGACGGCCCCTGGGCGGGCCACCCCCCCCGGCCGGGCCGCTCCGACCACCGGCGCTGGCCGAATGCACGGTCGGATGCGCCCGCGCGTGCACCGGATCGGTCGCGCCGCCCGCGCATGGTGGATTCCCCGGCCGGACCCGCCCCCTGGGCCAGACCGCCTGGACGGACCGCCCGCGCCCGGCCCAGCGCCCGGCCGGGCGCACACCCCGCGCGCCGACGGGACCGGGCACCCAAGCCGGCCGGGCCGCCCGCGCGTGCGCCCGTCAGGTCGCGCCGCCCGCGCATGGCGCCCTCCCCGGGGACCGCCCCCCGGCCGCCCCCCGACTGGGCCCCCGACCACCCCCGTCAGCCGAACGCGCGGCCGCCCGCGCCCGCGCGCATACGCACCGTCAGGCCGCGCCACGCGCCATGCCCGCCACGCGCGCGCCTTATGTCGAATTTGTCTGATTAGCGCGTATCGTCGGGCCCATGCCCACGCCATATGGAACCCGCGGCGGCATGGCGTTCGGCGCGGAGGAGCTGCGTGTGCTCCGCCGCGCCCTCGCCGTTGCCCTTCATCTCCGCCCCGCCCGTGCCGAGGACGTGCAGGACTGCCTCCGCCTCGCCGAGTCGCTCGACGAGGCGATGCGCGAGGGTGCCCGGCTGCGCGCGTTCCTGGTGGCCGACCTGGCCCGCTACCGCGACGCGCTGCCCGGTTCGGCTTCCGGCTACTTCGCGCTCCTCGACGAGGCCCTGGGCGCCGGCTACCGGCCCGTCCCCGACGACCTCGCCGCCCTGCGCGCCCTGCGCGGCAACCCGGCCGCAGCCGCCCTGCTGCGCCGCTGCGCCGGGCACGGCGCCGTCCCGGCCGTCCCGGCCTCCCGCGCCCCGCGCGGGGACTTCGCCCCGCTCGCCGCCGTCCGGGCGCCCGCGCCCGGCGTGCCGGCCGCCCGTTCGGCCCAGGACGGCGGAGCGGGTCCCGGGCCCGCCAAGCGGCCCGCGCCCAAGCCGGGCGAACGCCCCGCCCCCGCGCAGCCCGCCCCCGCGCAGCCCGCCCCCGCGCAGCCCGCCCCCGCGCAGCCCGCCCCGGCCCAGCCCGCCAGGCCCGCGCAGCCCGCCCGGCCCGGCCCGGCGCCCGCCCCCGGGGGCGGCAAGCCCGCCCGCCGCCCCGTCCCGACGCCCGGCGAGGTCTTCCCGCGCCGCAGACCGGCGCAGCCGTCCCCCGGCTCCGGCCAGCGGCTCGTCGCCCGTCTGGCCGCCGTGTAGCCATCCGGGCGACCCCGCCCCTGTTTGTCCCCGGGCCCTGGCTACTCTGGATCCATGGACTACGTCTCCGCACTCGTTCCGCCGATCGTGATGGCCGCGTTCTTCATCGGCCTGGTCAGGGTGATCGTGAAGACCCAGGGCGGCGCCGCCAAGGCCAAGGAGGACGCGGCCGTGGACGCCGCGCTGGCCCGTACGGGAGGCGGCCAGGACGCCGCCTCCGCGGGGACCTCCACCTCCGGCGCCTGACCCCGCGCCCGGCGCGGCGTACGGCCGGCCCGCCGGGGCGGAACCTCCCGTCCCGCCGCCCGCCGTACGCCCTTTTTGTTCGCCTTCGTGGCGTAATCGGATGTTCAACACGCTTCTGACCGCATCTCCCACTAAGGTCTGAGGTGTGCCTCGCCCCTTGGGAGAACTCGAAGACGCGGTCATGACACGGGTGTGGAAGTGGAACCGCCCGGTGACCGTTCGAGAAGTCCTGGAAGACCTCCAGCAGGAACGGACCATCGCGTACACCACGGTGATGACCGTTTTGGACAATCTCCATCAGAAGGGCTGGGTGCGCCGGGAAGCGGAAGGCCGGGCCTATCGATATGCGGCCGTCTCCACCCGGGCCGCCTACGCGGCCGCACTGATGAACGACGCCTGGTCCCAGAGTGACAACGCCGCCGCCGCTCTCGTCGCCTTCTTCGGCATGATGAGCGAGGAACAGCGGCAGGCCCTGCGGGACGCCGTACGGATCGTCGAAGGCGCGCCGGAGGCCACGGCGGCGGGGTTGCGCACGGAAGGCGCCGAAGCCGCCGCCGGTGAAACCGCAGGCGAAACCGGCGGTGAAACCCATGGCGAAGCCGACGGTGAAACCGGCGACCGGAACCCCGGCGCCGGAGCCGGCGGCACCGGGCGATAGCGTCCGCCCATGCCCGCAGAGCAACCCGCAGAGCATCCGGCGAAGCGACCCGCAGCGCAGCGCGAAGTCACCGCAAAAGCCATCACCGTCCGGCGGGCCCGGACCAGCGATGTCCCGGCGGTGCGCCGACTGCTCGACGACTACGCCCGCGGGCGCATCCTCCTCGACAAAGCGACCGTGACGCTTTACGAGGACATCCAGGAGTTCTGGATCGCCGAACGGGACGACAACGCCGAGGTCGTCGGGTGCGGCGCACTGCACGTGATGTGGGAAGACCTGGCGGAAGTGCGCACGCTCGCGGTGAAGCCGGGGCTCAAGGGCGCCGGTGTCGGGCACCGGCTGCTGGAGAAGTTGCTCCAGACCGCACGCTGGCTCGGCGTTCGCCGCGTATTCTGCCTGACCTTCGAAGTCGACTTCTTCGAGAAGCACGGCTTCGTGGAGATCGGTGAGACACCCGTCGACACGGATGTCTACGCCGAGCTGATGCGTTCCTATGACGAGGGCGTCGCGGAGTTCCTGGGTCTCGAACGAGTGAAACCGAACACCTTGGGCAACAGTCGGATGCTTCTGCATCTGTGATCCACCCCGGCGCCCGGAGAGGACGGCGGTGCCGAGCCGTGGAAGCCGCATTCCGCCGGACCGGCCATGCCCGCGTTCCCTATGTCCGAAACGCGTATGTTTCCGGGCGGGGATGAGGGCCCGGTCTCTCCCAGGGGTTTGTGTTTTTCCCGCAAAAGCGGTTTGCTTTCCGACGTACTGCAGTACTGCATATAACAGGGGACGGTGAAACGGCGGACGCCGACCCACCCCGGCCCTGACGTTATCGATGAAAGGAAATCCGGTGGCACAGAAGGTTCAGGTCCTTCTTGTCGATGACCTCGACGGCGGCGAGGCGGACGAGACCGTTACGTTCGCACTGGACGGCAAGACCTACGAGATCGATCTCACCACCGCCAATGCGGACAAGCTCCGCGGCCTTCTCGAGCCGTACGTGAAGAGCGGCCGGCGTACCGGCGGCCGTGCTTCGGGCGGGCGCGGAAAGGCGCGTGCGGCGGCGGCCGGCGGCAGCCAGGACACCGCGCAGATCCGTGCGTGGGCCAAGGAGAACGGCTACGACGTCAACGACCGCGGCCGTGTCCCCGCGACCATCCGCGAGGCGTACGAGAAGGCGAACGGCTAGTCACCGCAGGCAAGACCTACCGGACCGGTGACCGGCCTCGCGTGTGCCGCAGCCGGACCCGGTGGCACTGCGTCGCAGCGGTGCGCACCAGCCGTACGAGATCGGGGGCGCCCCCACCGGCCCCCTGCGCCGACAACGTCGGCAGCGAGGACTCGACCTCGCCTCCGGACTCGGGGGGCCGCAGCCACTCGGCGGCCCCCTGCGCGCGGGTCCGCGCCCCGGTGCCGGGCACCGGCGGCGCGTCCATCAGTGCCCCCGCCCCAAGGCCCACCAGGTCCAGGTCCAGCGCGTCCCACTCCAGCCAGCGCAGCAGCCCCGGAAGCTCCTCCGCGCCGCCCGCGGCCACCAGCAGCCGCATCCGGTCCCCCTGGACGGCCACCGGGGACGCGGGCACGCCCGGACACGTGCCCAGGCGGCGCAGCGTCGCACGGCCCGCCTCCAGCGGCACGTCCAGGACGTCGAAGCCGTGGCCCACGACAAGTCGTACCGGTGCTCCGGGCACCGTCGCCCACCCCAGCTCGTTCTCGTACCAGCGGCGCGCCCGGTCGGCGGGATCGAGCGGCCGGCGAGGGGACGGGAGGGGGAGAGGGGCCGTGGGGACCGTGGGGATCGCGGAGAGGCTGCCGACCATGCCGGTCCAACCGCCGCGCCCGCCCGGAGGTTACGGTGAGTCGCCCTCCGTGCGCCCTGCGTGCCCGAAGCGAGGCCGCTCGGCGGCGGTGCGGCGCGCAAGGGTGTTCGCCCATAGCGGAGGGAACCGGGGCGTCCCGCATGGAGTGTCCGTTCCCGCGGGTAAGACATGCCTAGTGGGAGGGGGCGACACGCAGGCCGCACCCCGGGCAGAGGAGTCTCACGTTCGCCATCGGCGTACTGGCGACTGGGGTAACTGCCTGGCCTGCGGGAACATCGTCTCGCACCATCGGGTTGGAGCAGATGTCGGCGTTCGGGGTCAGGAGGCCATCGACGGTGTCGGCAGTTGGAATGAGCGGTCCCCGCTTGCGGGACTAAGCTGCGGAAGGACAGGGAGGGGAAGTTCCCCCCACTGCCTGACCGCTCTGAGGAGCGATTAACGATGTTCGAGAGGTTCACCGACCGCGCGCGGCGGGTTGTCGTCCTGGCTCAGGAAGAAGCCCGGATGCTCAACCACAACTACATCGGCACCGAGCACATCCTCCTGGGCCTGATCCACGAGGGTGAGGGTGTCGCCGCCAAGGCCCTTGAGAGCCTCGGGATTTCGCTCGAGG
The sequence above is drawn from the Streptomyces sp. SAT1 genome and encodes:
- a CDS encoding type III pantothenate kinase produces the protein MLLTIDVGNTHTVLGLFDGEDIVEHWRISTDARRTADELAVLLQGLMGMHPLLGDELGDGIDGIAICATVPSVLHELREVTRRYYGDVPAVLVEPGVKTGVPILTDNPKEVGADRIINAVAAVDLYGGPAIVVDFGTATTFDAVSARGEYIGGVIAPGIEISVDALGVKGAQLRKIEVARPRSVIGKNTVEAMQAGIVYGFAGQVDGVVGRMARELADDPDEVTVIATGGLAPMVLGESSVIDEHEPWLTLIGLRLVYERNVSRL
- a CDS encoding histone-like nucleoid-structuring protein Lsr2 translates to MAQKVQVLLVDDLDGGEADETVTFALDGKTYEIDLTTANADKLRGLLEPYVKSGRRTGGRASGGRGKARAAAAGGSQDTAQIRAWAKENGYDVNDRGRVPATIREAYEKANG
- a CDS encoding BlaI/MecI/CopY family transcriptional regulator, translated to MPRPLGELEDAVMTRVWKWNRPVTVREVLEDLQQERTIAYTTVMTVLDNLHQKGWVRREAEGRAYRYAAVSTRAAYAAALMNDAWSQSDNAAAALVAFFGMMSEEQRQALRDAVRIVEGAPEATAAGLRTEGAEAAAGETAGETGGETHGEADGETGDRNPGAGAGGTGR
- a CDS encoding SCO3374 family protein, encoding MVGSLSAIPTVPTAPLPLPSPRRPLDPADRARRWYENELGWATVPGAPVRLVVGHGFDVLDVPLEAGRATLRRLGTCPGVPASPVAVQGDRMRLLVAAGGAEELPGLLRWLEWDALDLDLVGLGAGALMDAPPVPGTGARTRAQGAAEWLRPPESGGEVESSLPTLSAQGAGGGAPDLVRLVRTAATQCHRVRLRHTRGRSPVR
- the nadC gene encoding carboxylating nicotinate-nucleotide diphosphorylase, translated to MSTEDLPLAPSGGCGDGCACGADTDEDHDGYDECGLDPALAELLAGAGLDPLEVEDIANVAVQEDLAHGVDVTTVATIPEEAVATGDFTAREAGVVAGLRVAEAVLSVVCTDEFEVERHVEDGDRVEAGQKLLSVTTRTRDLLTAERSALNLLCRLSGIATATRAWADALDGTRAKVRDTRKTTPGLRSLEKFAVRAGGGVNHRMSLSDAALVKDNHVVAAGGVAAAFEAVRGAFPDVPVEVEVDTLHQLREVVDAGADLILLDNFTPGECEEAVAIVDGRALLEASGRLTLDNARAYAETGVDFLAVGALTHSSPILDIGLDLRAPEAEQACS
- a CDS encoding amino-acid N-acetyltransferase, with the translated sequence MPAEQPAEHPAKRPAAQREVTAKAITVRRARTSDVPAVRRLLDDYARGRILLDKATVTLYEDIQEFWIAERDDNAEVVGCGALHVMWEDLAEVRTLAVKPGLKGAGVGHRLLEKLLQTARWLGVRRVFCLTFEVDFFEKHGFVEIGETPVDTDVYAELMRSYDEGVAEFLGLERVKPNTLGNSRMLLHL